A genome region from Gardnerella vaginalis includes the following:
- a CDS encoding ComEC/Rec2 family competence protein, whose translation MKELYWDLENGNKDFRLVPIAFSVWFGCLFARFIVDSQQDFFYMIIAIISFTLLCFYTIFSVGNCIFTCCLKNTTDYKSRIKLKFYELIKKLKIIGYKHAFLTSLCAFLAAFIMCSIILNIEHMDPVFSAIKDLKQSDTEYKFNRKNEVQSIRLLMDITSPPRVSQSFKGDCVLNVNVKQIEIMDKEKVISRSKSFVSAKLYAFNPDCKIMNYGYKISSFGKISISKFDSHAIEIQVPKANKTDKTKLYKVEVIEKANLFKTLLNVLWKEFYNVTSSLDEQGQMLVPGLTVGLLGQEHLSDVEDLRKVSIDSTYANTMKQRFKIAGIMHLMAVSGGHFLLLSCVIRKTCAFLLLPRVVSAIFEACGHILLSCIVYPSASVLRALIMGLISAGALMFSRQYQSASALSLTVISVLFICPKYAWDYSFALSVCATFGIIIMGIPLKKIFLRYMSSSLASALSITLCAQCFTLPVQILMQPQVSFISVIANLIVAPFVDFATIFGLLSLVCAHWSYSISLIFATISSFGTNIMANCAWYLGDLQIGTIPWVNGSLGAWLIACAEFTIFLLALLINKYFRKSESYNSLRIFLQVKSNRFKQLINDSTKLFE comes from the coding sequence ATGAAAGAATTATATTGGGATCTTGAAAATGGAAACAAGGATTTTAGGCTTGTTCCTATTGCGTTTAGCGTATGGTTTGGTTGCTTATTTGCTCGATTTATAGTTGATTCACAACAAGATTTTTTCTATATGATAATCGCAATAATATCGTTTACTCTTTTGTGCTTTTATACTATTTTTTCAGTAGGAAATTGCATTTTTACGTGCTGCTTAAAAAATACAACTGATTACAAAAGTCGCATAAAATTAAAGTTTTATGAGTTAATTAAAAAATTAAAAATAATAGGATACAAGCATGCTTTTTTAACAAGTCTTTGTGCGTTTCTAGCAGCTTTTATAATGTGTTCAATTATTTTAAACATAGAACATATGGACCCTGTTTTTAGTGCTATTAAAGATCTAAAGCAAAGTGATACAGAATATAAATTTAATCGAAAAAACGAGGTTCAATCTATCAGATTACTTATGGATATAACGTCTCCTCCAAGAGTATCGCAATCCTTTAAGGGGGATTGCGTATTAAACGTGAATGTAAAACAGATTGAAATTATGGATAAAGAAAAAGTTATTAGTAGAAGTAAAAGCTTTGTGTCTGCTAAACTTTACGCTTTTAATCCAGATTGCAAAATAATGAACTACGGGTACAAGATAAGTAGTTTTGGAAAAATTTCGATTTCAAAATTTGACTCTCATGCGATAGAAATTCAAGTTCCTAAAGCAAACAAAACAGATAAAACGAAATTATATAAAGTAGAAGTTATTGAAAAAGCTAATCTTTTTAAGACATTATTAAATGTATTGTGGAAAGAATTTTACAATGTGACTAGTTCTTTAGATGAACAGGGTCAAATGCTTGTTCCTGGTCTTACTGTAGGACTTTTGGGTCAAGAGCATTTAAGTGATGTAGAAGATTTACGAAAAGTTAGTATCGATAGCACTTATGCGAACACTATGAAACAAAGATTCAAAATAGCTGGAATAATGCACCTTATGGCAGTTTCTGGAGGACATTTTTTGCTTTTATCTTGCGTGATTCGTAAGACATGTGCTTTTTTGCTTTTGCCAAGAGTAGTGAGCGCAATATTTGAAGCTTGTGGTCATATTCTTTTATCGTGTATTGTGTATCCGTCAGCATCGGTTCTTAGAGCGCTTATAATGGGTTTAATTTCTGCTGGTGCATTAATGTTTTCTAGACAATACCAGTCTGCTAGTGCTTTAAGCCTAACTGTTATAAGTGTTCTTTTTATTTGTCCAAAATATGCGTGGGACTACTCGTTTGCTCTTTCTGTTTGCGCAACTTTTGGAATAATAATTATGGGCATTCCATTGAAGAAAATATTTTTAAGGTATATGTCATCAAGTCTTGCAAGCGCATTAAGCATAACGTTGTGTGCACAGTGTTTTACGCTTCCTGTGCAAATATTAATGCAACCACAAGTATCTTTCATATCTGTTATAGCAAATTTAATTGTTGCACCTTTTGTTGATTTTGCAACAATATTTGGTCTGCTTTCGCTTGTATGCGCTCATTGGAGTTATTCTATTTCTCTGATTTTTGCCACAATTTCATCTTTTGGAACAAACATTATGGCAAATTGCGCATGGTATTTGGGAGATTTACAAATTGGAACAATACCTTGGGTTAATGGTTCTTTAGGTGCGTGGCTAATCGCGTGCGCTGAATTCACCATCTTTTTATTAGCACTTCTCATAAATAAATATTTTAGAAAAAGTGAATCATATAATAGTTTAAGGATATTTTTACAAGTTAAGTCGAATCGTTTTAAGCAGCTTATAAATGATTCAACAAAACTTTTTGAATGA
- the holA gene encoding DNA polymerase III subunit delta: protein MQALKKFAPFTVVVGGDAYLNDLNARDLKTRILSSYPDADVVNLDALNADKYAFITATGPSLFSSGTIVVINNLEQANEDLVEAIIGFCARESKSNNNDCWVIARHEGGVKGKSIVTKLEKAGASKITVPDLKKDDARLNFVLSLFERQNRSIEPAAAGRITEVLGGKTDQLAALCSQLCFDFDDNPITLKIVDQYLISDPQVTGFFVADKAAEGNYGQAVLAARTAILQGVDAIALIGALAAKMRIITKAIAVKNGEISNAQAKVNPWALKMAMRSLGGWNDNGIRKCFKCLAWADEQCKGGTSDADYALEKCISIIACRGR from the coding sequence ATGCAAGCGTTAAAAAAATTTGCGCCATTTACAGTTGTGGTTGGCGGTGATGCGTATTTAAATGATTTAAACGCTCGCGACTTAAAAACTCGCATATTGAGCTCCTATCCAGATGCTGATGTAGTAAATTTAGACGCTTTAAATGCCGATAAATATGCTTTTATAACTGCTACAGGACCATCTTTGTTTTCTAGTGGAACAATTGTTGTTATTAACAATCTTGAACAAGCTAATGAAGATTTAGTCGAAGCAATAATAGGGTTTTGTGCTAGAGAATCTAAATCTAATAACAATGATTGCTGGGTTATTGCGCGCCACGAAGGAGGTGTTAAAGGAAAGTCAATTGTTACAAAACTTGAAAAAGCTGGAGCAAGTAAAATAACGGTACCAGATCTTAAAAAAGATGATGCAAGATTGAATTTTGTGCTAAGTCTTTTCGAAAGGCAAAATCGTAGTATAGAGCCTGCAGCAGCTGGACGCATAACAGAAGTCTTAGGTGGGAAAACCGACCAATTAGCGGCGCTTTGTTCTCAATTGTGCTTTGATTTTGACGATAATCCAATTACTTTAAAAATAGTTGATCAATATTTAATATCAGACCCTCAGGTTACTGGGTTTTTTGTAGCTGATAAAGCTGCAGAAGGTAACTATGGTCAAGCTGTTCTTGCAGCAAGAACAGCGATTTTGCAAGGTGTTGATGCTATAGCATTGATTGGGGCTTTGGCTGCAAAAATGCGAATAATTACAAAGGCTATAGCTGTTAAAAATGGGGAAATTTCTAATGCTCAAGCAAAAGTTAACCCTTGGGCTTTAAAAATGGCTATGAGATCTTTAGGCGGATGGAATGATAATGGGATTCGTAAGTGTTTTAAATGTTTAGCATGGGCAGATGAGCAGTGCAAAGGTGGAACTAGTGATGCTGATTATGCTTTAGAAAAGTGTATTAGCATAATCGCTTGCCGTGGGCGTTAA